A genome region from Cydia pomonella isolate Wapato2018A chromosome 21, ilCydPomo1, whole genome shotgun sequence includes the following:
- the LOC133529560 gene encoding uncharacterized protein LOC133529560, translated as MSENSPFNRSGLTRRSPPSTPTPQPGPPGPAPANMQQEEEPPKVFPTSDIQTWLKKIELNLQDVCATSAEGKLNSDQKIRINNLCRTVTHYASQMAVEYQALKQHAIQAYQSRQAHQEKIDLAQRFKELKESIEESSRSVSGSVSFADALKKNGSRYVQPSNISSVAIYPVDKLKSSEETKSLVQKIIRPDEMKLHVRGLRKIRNGGVVISTDSREDVIKLKQSAQLTTSGLTVDEPQKRKPRIVVIGVPTDMQEPEVLKCIYQQNLADKLQGWSLEKFMASIKLSHKSGKKGAETCNYIIEVSGVIRKALITNDRVFVNWSSCPVRDFTLVTRCFKCQFYGHAAKTCKMESNVCGHCGEAGHSFKECTKKDKAPKCATCFHYKKPCDHETGDAECPARQMAEKRYINSIDYEGA; from the coding sequence ATGTCGGAAAATAGCCCATTTAATCGTAGTGGACTAACACGCCGCAGCCCGCCCTCAACACCCACACCGCAGCCCGGCCCGCCCGGGCCCGCACCCGCAAACATGCAACAGGAAGAAGAGCCCCCGAAGGTATTTCCCACAAGTGACATCCAAACCTGGCTAAAGAAGATTGAACTGAACCTGCAAGACGTATGCGCTACATCTGCAGAAGGTAAACTTAACTCTGACCAGAAGATTAGAATTAACAACCTGTGTCGTACCGTGACCCACTATGCCTCACAAATGGCTGTTGAATATCAAGCCCTGAAACAACATGCAATCCAAGCATATCAGTCCCGCCAAGCTCACCAGGAAAAAATAGACCTCGCACAACGCTTCAAAGAACTAAAGGAGTCGATTGAGGAATCAAGCCGATCAGTCTCGGGATCTGTCTCGTTTGCCGACGCCCTTAAGAAAAATGGATCAAGGTACGTCCAACCATCTAACATCAGTTCAGTCGCAATTTACCCGGTCGACAAATTGAAATCGAGCGAGGAGACAAAATCCCTCGTTCAAAAGATTATCCGGCCCGACGAAATGAAGCTGCACGTGAGAGGGTTGCGCAAGATCAGAAACGGCGGTGTAGTTATAAGCACTGACTCCAGAGAGGACGTCATAAAACTCAAGCAATCAGCGCAGCTTACGACCTCTGGACTTACTGTTGATGAGCCACAAAAACGCAAGCCCAGAATTGTAGTCATCGGAGTTCCCACGGACATGCAGGAACCTGAAGTTCTGAAATGTATTTACCAACAAAACTTAGCCGATAAATTACAAGGTTGGTCGCTTGAAAAATTTATGGCATCGATTAAGCTAAGTCACAAATCCGGGAAAAAAGGCGCCGAGACCTGTAATTATATAATTGAGGTCTCTGGAGTGATACGCAAGGCCTTAATTACGAACGATAGAGTTTTTGTGAACTGGTCATCGTGCCCTGTAAGGGATTTCACCCTGGTTACCCGCTGCTTTAAATGTCAATTCTACGGTCATGCAGCGAAGACCTGCAAAATGGAGTCTAACGTCTGCGGACATTGCGGCGAAGCGGGTCACTCATTTAAGGAATGTACAAAAAAGGACAAAGCACCAAAGTGTGCAACATGCTTCCACTACAAGAAACCATGCGACCACGAAACAGGCGACGCCGAATGCCCAGCTAGACAAATGGCCGAAAAAAGGTATATAAACTCCATAGATTATGAAGGCGCCTAA